A genomic region of Bernardetia sp. ABR2-2B contains the following coding sequences:
- a CDS encoding YwqG family protein gives MNVKDIEKAIEESSFAIHKDYIKALIIPSIEISRSNSKIKIGSSKLGGIPDIPPSFECPQHEYGYYRFVAQFNLKDISPPFSQLPKEGVLSVFIADDDEGENFWGDDGYAKVYFFDNESDLKPSKNQYFSNQPCMSISLKNSVDIPFRNKLLKENPLSQSQLDELSYDIMEKLDKKLDYMFGYPFYSSLAYDPRPSENWISLLTLSSIDELDWCWHDGDFLMLFIEKEKLKQKDFSYIKSDAG, from the coding sequence ATGAATGTCAAAGATATAGAAAAAGCAATCGAAGAATCTTCTTTTGCTATACATAAAGATTACATTAAAGCTTTAATAATTCCTTCCATTGAAATAAGTAGAAGTAACTCTAAAATCAAAATAGGTAGTAGTAAATTAGGAGGGATTCCAGATATTCCACCTAGCTTTGAGTGTCCTCAACATGAGTATGGATATTATCGTTTTGTAGCACAATTTAATCTAAAAGACATTTCTCCACCTTTCTCTCAACTTCCAAAGGAAGGAGTTTTGAGTGTTTTTATTGCAGATGATGATGAAGGAGAAAACTTTTGGGGAGATGATGGGTATGCTAAAGTTTATTTTTTTGATAATGAAAGTGATTTGAAGCCCTCTAAAAATCAATATTTTTCAAATCAACCTTGTATGTCAATAAGTTTAAAAAATTCTGTAGATATTCCTTTCAGAAATAAATTACTTAAAGAAAACCCTTTAAGTCAGAGCCAGTTAGATGAGCTGAGTTATGATATAATGGAAAAACTAGACAAAAAATTAGATTATATGTTTGGTTATCCCTTTTATTCGTCGTTAGCCTATGACCCTAGACCAAGTGAAAATTGGATTTCTCTACTTACACTTTCTTCTATTGATGAATTAGATTGGTGTTGGCATGATGGAGATTTTCTTATGCTATTTATTGAAAAAGAAAAGCTAAAACAAAAAGACTTTTCTTATATAAAATCCGATGCAGGATAG
- a CDS encoding OmpA family protein, which produces MKINKTSLLSFLLLILIFKVSFGFAQDSELPPILQHPDSVQIEAIDVLNSDSRETNLSVTPDGKYLFFMSIRGGQSWSIRSGMYKNKPRFDGDIYFSKKDENGKWTTAQNLKAINSSSGEDEPFVSQDGQQVVFQSWRRNWIAEGGPYYQAKAKGNSWTNMRGLGQGINTFFRREFSKYGGYATDGMSVSSDMNTFIVTAGANYNGDMDLYWSKKDSTGKWSVCTEMPISTPKNERSVFLAADNKTIYFASDGYGGFGGLDIFKALLDENGNAIEIFNIGAPFNTDKDDYGFVLTASGEAAYFVREGDIFYADLINASPEIKPSPVLLLEGNIVGCDGNPMDAKVSLYDENDKEISVSFTNARNKGEYVLLVSNPPKNKKSYKQIIETEKGFKQETFQETFFKTKKIEIPSIKKYTKIELGKTQINDCKEEKTEIIKLDNVYFDFDSDELNQNSITVLENLIAVFNQNLEKNNSQKIILTGHTDSKGSNEYNEILSQKRLLSVQNFLESKGIDKSKIKITPKGEKSPVKTNATENGRSKNRRVEIRIE; this is translated from the coding sequence ATGAAAATAAATAAAACGTCTCTATTATCTTTCCTTCTACTAATTTTGATTTTCAAAGTTAGCTTTGGTTTTGCTCAAGATTCCGAACTTCCACCAATTTTGCAGCACCCAGATTCTGTTCAGATTGAAGCAATTGATGTTCTTAATTCGGATAGTAGAGAAACAAATTTGTCCGTTACACCTGACGGAAAATATTTATTTTTTATGAGTATCAGAGGTGGACAAAGTTGGTCAATAAGGTCTGGAATGTATAAAAACAAACCTCGCTTTGATGGAGATATTTATTTTTCCAAAAAAGATGAAAACGGAAAATGGACAACAGCCCAAAATCTAAAAGCCATAAATAGTTCTTCTGGAGAAGATGAACCTTTTGTAAGTCAAGACGGACAACAAGTGGTTTTTCAGTCGTGGCGAAGAAACTGGATTGCTGAAGGAGGACCCTATTATCAAGCTAAAGCAAAGGGAAATTCTTGGACAAATATGAGAGGATTAGGACAAGGAATAAATACGTTTTTTAGAAGAGAATTTTCAAAATATGGAGGTTATGCGACCGACGGCATGAGTGTTTCTTCTGACATGAATACTTTTATTGTGACTGCTGGAGCAAACTATAATGGCGATATGGATTTGTATTGGAGTAAAAAAGATTCGACTGGGAAATGGTCTGTTTGTACAGAAATGCCTATTTCTACGCCAAAAAATGAGCGTTCGGTTTTTTTAGCTGCTGATAATAAAACGATTTATTTTGCTTCTGATGGCTATGGTGGTTTTGGTGGACTTGATATTTTTAAGGCTCTGCTTGATGAAAACGGAAATGCAATTGAGATTTTTAATATTGGTGCACCCTTCAATACTGATAAAGATGATTATGGTTTTGTTTTGACGGCTTCTGGAGAGGCTGCTTATTTTGTGAGAGAAGGCGATATTTTTTATGCTGATTTAATCAATGCTTCGCCTGAAATAAAACCTTCGCCAGTTTTGCTTTTGGAAGGAAATATTGTCGGTTGTGATGGAAATCCGATGGATGCAAAAGTGAGTTTGTATGATGAAAATGACAAAGAAATTAGTGTTAGTTTTACCAATGCAAGAAATAAAGGAGAGTATGTTTTGCTAGTTTCTAATCCTCCAAAAAATAAAAAATCATACAAACAAATCATAGAAACCGAAAAAGGATTCAAACAAGAAACTTTTCAAGAAACCTTTTTTAAAACTAAGAAAATAGAAATTCCATCAATAAAAAAATACACCAAAATTGAGTTAGGAAAAACGCAGATAAACGATTGTAAAGAAGAAAAAACAGAAATAATAAAGCTAGATAATGTATATTTTGATTTTGATTCCGACGAATTAAACCAAAATTCTATTACAGTTTTAGAAAATCTGATTGCTGTTTTTAATCAAAACCTAGAGAAAAATAATTCTCAAAAAATAATTCTCACAGGACATACCGATTCAAAGGGAAGTAATGAGTACAATGAAATTCTATCACAAAAAAGACTTTTATCCGTTCAAAATTTTCTAGAAAGCAAAGGAATTGATAAATCTAAAATTAAAATTACTCCAAAAGGCGAAAAAAGTCCTGTAAAAACAAACGCCACAGAAAACGGACGTAGTAAAAATAGGCGTGTAGAAATAAGGATTGAATAA
- a CDS encoding serine hydrolase domain-containing protein, with translation MKNTIFLLFIGIMIASCNQKTNSTKESTEKNTLTVDSLTNELSEIYQRGYINGFSVAIVNQNQTLYQNGFGYADIEDKKEYTENTIQNIASISKISIAVALLKAKEMGLLELDDAINKHLPFEVVNPYFPNEEITIRQLATHTSSIVDSDFYWGKVYVLKDKLSDEQAKNKEFVDFFNTPDSYLSLSEFLEKMLHKDSEWFKKETFANRKPGEFNEYSNIGAALCALVIESAAKTPFNEFTEKHIFTPLEMNSTGWFFDEVDLDKFSKLYLDKTELPHYIGLTYPDGHLITSSSDLSKLLNELIKGYSGNGTLLNKDSYSELFKSQLEKKHFEEGDDDNVGIFIEKLITRNVIGHSGEDPGVFTLMFFDPEKKIGRILIKNTGSESDEAHKAFWDVWNTLEKYQDRLE, from the coding sequence ATGAAAAATACAATCTTTCTATTATTTATCGGAATTATGATTGCCTCTTGTAATCAAAAAACAAATTCAACAAAAGAATCAACAGAAAAAAATACACTTACAGTAGATTCACTAACAAATGAGTTGAGTGAAATTTATCAAAGAGGGTATATCAATGGGTTTTCTGTAGCTATAGTAAATCAGAATCAAACACTTTATCAGAACGGTTTCGGATATGCTGATATTGAAGATAAAAAAGAATATACTGAAAATACGATTCAAAATATTGCCTCTATTTCTAAAATTTCTATTGCAGTTGCACTTCTCAAAGCCAAAGAAATGGGATTATTAGAACTGGATGATGCAATCAATAAACACTTACCTTTTGAGGTTGTTAATCCTTATTTTCCTAATGAAGAAATTACAATTAGACAGTTGGCTACACATACATCATCCATTGTTGATTCGGATTTCTACTGGGGAAAAGTTTATGTATTAAAAGATAAATTAAGTGATGAGCAAGCCAAAAATAAAGAGTTTGTAGATTTTTTTAATACTCCAGATAGCTACCTTTCATTGTCAGAGTTTCTTGAAAAAATGTTGCACAAAGATTCAGAGTGGTTTAAAAAAGAAACTTTTGCAAACAGAAAACCTGGAGAATTTAACGAGTATAGTAATATAGGAGCTGCTTTATGTGCTTTAGTTATAGAATCTGCTGCTAAGACTCCTTTTAATGAATTTACTGAAAAACATATTTTTACACCTTTAGAAATGAATTCTACAGGATGGTTTTTTGATGAGGTTGATTTGGATAAATTCTCTAAACTCTACCTTGATAAAACAGAGCTTCCTCATTATATCGGACTCACTTATCCAGATGGACATCTCATAACTTCAAGTAGTGATTTATCTAAATTATTAAACGAACTCATAAAAGGATATTCTGGTAATGGAACTTTACTCAATAAAGATAGTTACTCAGAGCTATTTAAATCGCAATTAGAAAAAAAGCATTTTGAAGAAGGAGATGATGATAATGTGGGAATATTTATTGAAAAACTTATTACACGAAATGTCATTGGTCATAGTGGAGAAGATCCAGGTGTTTTTACTTTAATGTTTTTTGACCCAGAAAAAAAAATTGGACGAATATTAATTAAGAACACAGGAAGTGAGAGTGATGAAGCACATAAAGCATTTTGGGATGTTTGGAATACACTTGAAAAATATCAAGATAGATTGGAATAA